Proteins encoded together in one Thermodesulfobacteriota bacterium window:
- a CDS encoding ISNCY family transposase gives MKGHFLISRKERDCKKVLERVKRKQMSLKEASVVLHMSYRQCQRIYKRYVDEENSGLIHRLVGKPSNRAIEPEVKKAILERYQQRYCDFGPTLASEKLDLDGYKVDHETLRQWLIKESLWYKRRKRPRHRTWRERKAHFGELVQMDGSIHLWFEGRAEGCCLMNMVDDATGMTMSLFDHEETTAAAMVLLWKWIERYGIPAALYTDCKNVYIPSEKSNLKAQQSGNEVVTQFGRACQKLGIRIITAHSPQAKGRVERSNGTYQDRLV, from the coding sequence ATGAAAGGACACTTCCTAATCAGTCGAAAGGAACGAGATTGTAAAAAGGTGCTAGAGCGTGTTAAGAGAAAACAGATGAGTTTGAAAGAGGCATCTGTGGTATTACATATGAGCTACCGCCAATGTCAAAGGATATACAAGCGCTATGTAGATGAAGAAAACTCTGGATTAATTCATCGTCTAGTTGGAAAACCATCGAATAGGGCAATTGAACCAGAGGTAAAAAAGGCAATCTTAGAGCGGTACCAACAACGCTATTGTGATTTTGGACCGACATTGGCCTCGGAGAAGTTAGATTTGGATGGATATAAAGTAGATCATGAGACGCTACGGCAGTGGTTGATCAAGGAGAGCCTGTGGTACAAACGACGAAAGAGACCTCGGCACAGGACATGGCGAGAGAGGAAAGCACATTTTGGAGAGTTAGTGCAAATGGACGGATCAATTCACCTGTGGTTTGAGGGTCGTGCAGAGGGTTGCTGTCTAATGAATATGGTGGATGATGCCACTGGGATGACAATGTCGCTATTTGACCACGAGGAAACAACCGCAGCTGCAATGGTGTTATTGTGGAAATGGATAGAGCGCTACGGCATTCCAGCAGCCCTTTATACCGATTGTAAAAATGTCTACATTCCTTCGGAAAAATCCAATCTCAAAGCTCAACAAAGTGGTAATGAGGTTGTGACACAGTTTGGGAGGGCTTGCCAGAAGCTAGGAATTAGAATAATCACTGCCCACTCTCCACAGGCAAAAGGGCGAGTAGAGAGAAGCAATGGAACATATCAGGATAGACTAGTA